In Collimonas arenae, a single genomic region encodes these proteins:
- a CDS encoding YadA-like family protein, which produces MNKIFRIIWNTATGSWCVVGELAHARGKTKSTSKGRVVMGIIVAGTVFLGANEPVLAAATGGSGVFTTGVTQQDIASNVATGTGSNASGGGATAIGLNSNAPGIQATAIGMGSNASGQSATAIGGSTASGAYSFAIGVNATASVNGGIAIGENSASSDAGTIAIGLKAIASGNSAIASGADSTASNLYTIATGFFSTASGNSAIAYGAFSSASGYGSIATGTNSTASGPGAIATGLGSSASGSYANATGYYSSASGSQAIASGTNSAAYGDNSIAQGAFAQASLNSVAIGSNAVASINNSVALGANATTSAAVAVSSVTVGATTFGTFAGSTPVGVVSVGSAGAERQVTNVAAGQITATSTDAVNGSQLYSVASELNAAITNIANIPKNNPSGPTTTGNTAPVASSEGSTFAGSVGAAGSNSLAVGTNAVATGQNSTATGQGAMANAAATTATGAGASATAANATAVGAGTQATASNSVALGANSMATGQNSTATGQGAVANAAGATATGAGALATAANATAVGAGAQVSGSNSVALGANSVANQANSVSVGSAGNERAITNVAAGVNTTDAVNVGQLNSGVAGAVTQANQYTNQQVNQLQNQIDQNNRTAAGGIAAAMAAGGLPQPTSPGKSMVAVAGSRWQGQTGLALGLSTVSENNRWVYKAAITSSSVGQTGGVVSAGYQW; this is translated from the coding sequence ATGAATAAGATATTTAGAATTATCTGGAATACGGCCACTGGTAGTTGGTGTGTTGTCGGCGAATTAGCACATGCTCGTGGAAAAACAAAAAGCACGTCCAAAGGGCGTGTCGTCATGGGTATTATTGTCGCGGGTACGGTTTTTTTAGGTGCGAATGAACCTGTGCTTGCCGCCGCAACTGGCGGCTCCGGTGTGTTCACTACAGGTGTAACCCAACAAGATATTGCTAGCAATGTAGCAACGGGCACTGGTTCCAATGCGTCCGGAGGAGGAGCTACCGCGATTGGGCTCAACTCCAATGCACCTGGAATCCAGGCCACTGCCATTGGGATGGGCTCCAATGCGTCAGGACAAAGTGCAACCGCTATTGGAGGATCTACAGCCTCTGGCGCTTACTCATTTGCCATCGGCGTAAACGCCACTGCGTCCGTAAATGGTGGGATTGCTATCGGCGAAAATTCCGCCTCCTCTGACGCTGGAACAATCGCTATTGGACTGAAGGCCATTGCCTCTGGTAATTCAGCAATTGCTTCCGGTGCGGATTCCACCGCCTCTAACCTTTATACAATTGCCACCGGTTTTTTTTCCACCGCTTCTGGTAATTCAGCAATTGCATATGGGGCATTTTCCTCTGCTTCTGGTTATGGATCGATTGCTACCGGTACAAATTCCACCGCCTCTGGCCCTGGAGCAATCGCAACTGGACTTGGTTCCTCTGCCTCTGGTAGTTATGCAAACGCAACTGGATATTATTCCTCTGCCTCTGGTAGTCAAGCGATCGCTAGCGGTACAAATTCAGCTGCCTATGGCGATAATTCGATTGCGCAGGGCGCGTTCGCGCAGGCCAGTCTCAATAGTGTGGCAATCGGCTCTAATGCAGTCGCCAGCATCAATAACTCGGTAGCGCTTGGCGCCAACGCTACGACATCGGCAGCAGTCGCCGTGAGTTCAGTTACCGTTGGAGCGACCACTTTCGGCACGTTCGCTGGTAGTACACCAGTCGGCGTGGTCAGCGTCGGCTCCGCCGGCGCGGAGCGCCAGGTAACGAACGTGGCTGCAGGCCAGATCACGGCAACCAGCACTGACGCAGTGAATGGCAGCCAGTTATATTCGGTGGCCAGCGAACTGAATGCGGCGATCACTAACATCGCTAACATCCCTAAAAATAATCCGAGTGGCCCGACTACGACAGGCAACACTGCTCCAGTGGCTTCGAGCGAAGGTAGTACGTTTGCGGGTAGTGTAGGTGCGGCAGGCAGCAATTCGCTTGCAGTGGGCACCAATGCTGTGGCTACCGGCCAGAATTCGACTGCCACTGGTCAGGGCGCTATGGCGAACGCTGCAGCCACAACGGCGACCGGCGCAGGTGCCTCAGCCACAGCCGCCAACGCTACTGCGGTTGGAGCCGGAACTCAGGCAACGGCGAGCAATTCGGTGGCGTTAGGCGCCAATTCGATGGCCACAGGTCAGAACTCGACTGCCACTGGTCAGGGGGCCGTGGCAAATGCTGCTGGTGCTACGGCGACTGGTGCAGGCGCTTTGGCTACAGCTGCTAATGCAACGGCGGTGGGGGCAGGTGCACAGGTATCGGGAAGCAATTCGGTGGCGCTGGGTGCCAACTCGGTGGCGAATCAGGCAAATTCCGTATCAGTCGGCTCCGCCGGCAATGAACGCGCTATCACGAATGTCGCCGCGGGCGTCAATACAACTGACGCTGTCAATGTCGGACAGTTGAACTCAGGTGTCGCAGGCGCTGTGACACAAGCTAATCAGTACACAAATCAGCAAGTTAATCAACTGCAGAACCAGATCGATCAGAACAACCGAACTGCTGCAGGCGGCATTGCGGCGGCAATGGCTGCGGGAGGTTTGCCGCAACCTACGAGTCCAGGAAAAAGCATGGTGGCTGTCGCCGGCAGTCGCTGGCAAGGACAGACCGGACTTGCCCTAGGGTTGTCTACTGTTTCTGAAAATAACAGATGGGTATACAAGGCGGCGATCACCAGCAGCAGTGTCGGGCAGACCGGCGGCGTTGTCTCTGCGGGCTATCAATGGTAG
- a CDS encoding GPO family capsid scaffolding protein → MPTTKPAAQKSKFFRVALEGSTTDGRVIDRAFIEQMAASFNPDFYGARIWMEHIRGTLPDSPFKAYGDVTALKAEEVELGGAKKLALFAQISPTPELVAMNKARQKIYTSIEINPKFSDTGEAYLIGLGITDSPASLGTEILSFSAQHPGVNLFANRKQSPDNLFSAAIETQLEFEDTTPSEGIKLSDTVKSILKRFTAKSNTDQTQFADISDAVATLAAHVNTQDEQFAAALEQITTLETALKKSTDDFAAFKQQVDVTDAKSEKRPAATGGASDVETDF, encoded by the coding sequence ATGCCAACAACCAAACCTGCAGCACAGAAATCGAAGTTCTTCCGTGTCGCCCTGGAAGGATCCACCACCGATGGCCGCGTCATCGACCGGGCCTTCATTGAACAAATGGCGGCCAGCTTTAACCCGGACTTCTATGGTGCCCGCATTTGGATGGAACACATCCGGGGAACACTGCCGGACAGTCCATTTAAAGCCTATGGCGATGTGACTGCTCTGAAGGCTGAGGAAGTCGAGCTGGGCGGCGCCAAGAAGTTGGCGTTGTTCGCGCAGATCTCGCCCACGCCCGAACTGGTGGCCATGAACAAGGCGCGGCAAAAAATCTACACCAGCATCGAGATCAATCCAAAGTTTTCCGATACCGGCGAAGCCTATCTGATCGGCCTTGGTATCACCGACAGTCCGGCCAGCCTCGGTACTGAAATCTTGTCTTTTTCTGCCCAACATCCGGGCGTCAATCTTTTTGCAAACCGCAAGCAAAGCCCCGACAACTTGTTTTCGGCGGCAATCGAAACACAACTGGAATTCGAAGACACCACCCCATCAGAAGGAATCAAATTGTCCGACACTGTCAAATCCATCCTGAAACGCTTTACCGCCAAGAGCAACACCGACCAGACGCAATTCGCTGACATCAGCGACGCCGTCGCCACGCTGGCCGCCCACGTCAATACCCAGGACGAACAATTCGCCGCTGCCCTCGAGCAAATCACCACGCTGGAAACCGCCCTCAAGAAATCGACTGACGATTTTGCTGCCTTCAAGCAGCAAGTCGATGTCACCGACGCCAAGTCAGAAAAGCGCCCAGCCGCCACCGGCGGCGCCAGCGACGTGGAAACCGATTTCTAA
- a CDS encoding tail protein X, with amino-acid sequence MQVRAQQQDTLDLLCWRHLGATANVVEAALDLNPGLADLGPILPHGLLVTLPEPTATPTKTAQIVSLWD; translated from the coding sequence ATGCAAGTTCGCGCCCAACAGCAAGACACGCTGGATCTGCTGTGCTGGCGTCACCTGGGCGCCACCGCCAACGTGGTCGAGGCAGCGCTTGATCTGAATCCCGGCCTGGCCGATCTGGGGCCAATCCTGCCGCACGGCCTCTTGGTCACCCTGCCAGAACCTACCGCAACCCCCACTAAAACCGCCCAAATCGTGAGCCTTTGGGACTGA
- a CDS encoding phage portal protein, translating to MRKQKHKRQYAAAPPTGALAAQVAPAPSMEAFSFGDPTPVLDHADIMESLECWRNGKWYEPPVSWAGLAKSFNASVHHSSAIHFKANILTSTFVPNKYLTPATFKRLALDFLTFGNAYPEKRSSRTGRLVQLNHSLAKYTRRGVDLDAYFFVQGWKQEHAFDKGTIGHVMDPDVNQEVYGLPQYLSALQSAWLNESATLFRRKYYKNGSHAGFILYMTDAAQNVKDVDNLRTALRESKGPGNFRNVFMYAPGGKKDGIQILPVSEVAAKDEFFNIKGVTRDDLLAAHRVPPQLMGIMPNNAGGFGAIEPAARVFARNELVPLQSQFLMINEWCGEEVVKFNEYTLGNMEGKAA from the coding sequence GTGAGGAAACAGAAACACAAGCGTCAGTATGCCGCCGCGCCGCCGACAGGCGCACTTGCAGCCCAGGTAGCGCCGGCGCCATCTATGGAAGCGTTCTCGTTTGGCGATCCGACGCCGGTGCTGGACCACGCCGACATCATGGAAAGCCTGGAATGCTGGCGCAATGGTAAGTGGTACGAACCGCCTGTCAGCTGGGCCGGCCTGGCGAAATCGTTTAACGCCAGCGTCCACCACAGCAGCGCGATCCACTTCAAGGCCAACATCCTGACATCGACCTTTGTGCCGAACAAGTATTTGACGCCGGCGACCTTTAAACGCCTGGCACTGGATTTCCTGACGTTCGGCAACGCCTATCCGGAAAAGCGCAGCAGCCGTACCGGCAGGCTGGTGCAGCTAAACCACTCCCTGGCGAAGTACACCCGGCGCGGCGTGGATCTGGACGCCTATTTCTTTGTGCAGGGCTGGAAGCAGGAACATGCCTTTGACAAAGGGACCATCGGCCACGTCATGGATCCGGACGTGAACCAGGAGGTGTACGGCTTGCCGCAATACCTATCTGCCTTGCAGTCGGCCTGGCTCAATGAATCGGCCACGCTGTTCCGCCGCAAGTACTACAAGAACGGCTCCCACGCCGGCTTCATCCTCTACATGACCGACGCCGCGCAGAACGTCAAGGACGTGGACAACCTGCGCACCGCGCTGCGGGAGAGCAAGGGACCGGGCAATTTCCGCAACGTCTTCATGTACGCACCGGGTGGCAAGAAGGACGGCATCCAGATCCTGCCGGTGTCCGAGGTCGCGGCCAAGGATGAGTTTTTCAATATCAAGGGCGTGACCAGGGACGACCTGCTGGCCGCGCACCGCGTGCCGCCGCAGCTGATGGGAATCATGCCCAACAACGCCGGCGGCTTTGGCGCCATCGAACCGGCTGCGCGGGTGTTCGCCCGTAACGAGCTGGTGCCGTTGCAATCGCAATTTTTAATGATCAATGAATGGTGTGGAGAGGAAGTCGTGAAATTTAATGAATACACGTTGGGGAACATGGAAGGGAAAGCAGCATGA
- a CDS encoding phage major capsid protein, P2 family has translation MQKQTRLAFQKYTQRLATLNDTGSVADTYSVTPSVQQKLENKIQESSEFLSKINVIGVTEMEGEKLGLGISGPIAGRTNTDKADRKTRDLSTMDSQRYRCEKTNFDTHIKYQMLDAWAKFPDFQQRIANNILQRQALDRMVIGFHGVSVAADTDIDKNPMLQDVNKGWLQHFRDAAPQQVMHEGKKSPGKVVIGTGGDYANLDAAVYDAITMLEPWYQKDAGLVAIVGRDLLHDKYFPLVNTKQAPTETLASDIVISQKRIGGLPAVTVPYFPDNTILITRFDNLSIYWQLSARRRRVVDEAKRDRIENYESSNDAYVVEEFGLGAVIENIELVPA, from the coding sequence ATGCAAAAGCAAACACGCTTGGCCTTTCAGAAGTACACGCAACGCCTGGCGACACTGAACGATACCGGCAGCGTTGCCGACACCTACAGCGTTACGCCGTCTGTCCAGCAGAAGCTGGAAAACAAGATCCAGGAATCCAGCGAGTTCCTCAGTAAAATCAATGTCATCGGCGTCACTGAAATGGAGGGTGAAAAGCTGGGCCTCGGCATTTCCGGCCCAATTGCCGGCCGCACCAATACCGACAAGGCCGACCGCAAGACCCGCGACCTGTCGACTATGGATAGCCAACGCTATCGCTGCGAAAAGACCAATTTCGATACGCACATCAAGTATCAAATGCTGGACGCCTGGGCCAAGTTTCCCGATTTCCAGCAGCGCATTGCCAACAACATCCTGCAACGTCAAGCGCTGGACCGCATGGTGATCGGCTTTCACGGTGTCAGCGTGGCCGCCGACACCGATATCGACAAGAATCCCATGCTGCAGGACGTGAATAAGGGCTGGCTGCAGCACTTCCGCGACGCAGCCCCGCAACAGGTCATGCACGAAGGCAAAAAGAGTCCCGGCAAAGTTGTCATCGGCACCGGTGGTGACTACGCCAATCTGGACGCCGCCGTCTACGACGCCATCACCATGCTGGAACCCTGGTATCAGAAAGACGCCGGCCTGGTCGCCATCGTGGGCCGCGATCTGCTGCACGACAAGTATTTCCCCCTGGTCAATACCAAGCAGGCGCCGACCGAGACGCTGGCGTCAGATATCGTCATCAGCCAAAAACGTATCGGTGGCTTGCCGGCGGTCACTGTCCCGTATTTCCCGGACAACACGATCCTGATCACCCGTTTTGACAATCTGTCGATCTACTGGCAGTTGTCGGCACGTCGGCGCCGAGTGGTCGATGAAGCCAAACGTGACCGTATCGAGAACTACGAATCGTCCAATGACGCCTATGTGGTCGAGGAATTCGGTCTGGGCGCCGTCATCGAAAACATCGAACTGGTGCCGGCATGA
- a CDS encoding lysozyme inhibitor LprI family protein — translation MKSNLFLALIAASSLVSAAPRYVPAEGDVLVELSHRSNLPEADLKQSLANCDANQTNTNLCAYRDQVAADLTLKHAVAEWEKARDAGCAKSAEREYGGGSLKPTAQAMCVTAETKKMIQRVERAK, via the coding sequence ATGAAAAGCAACCTATTCCTGGCTCTAATCGCCGCATCGTCCCTGGTCAGTGCTGCCCCTCGGTATGTGCCTGCCGAGGGCGACGTGCTGGTCGAGCTATCTCATCGAAGCAATTTACCTGAGGCTGACCTAAAGCAGAGCCTAGCTAACTGCGATGCGAATCAGACCAACACTAATCTATGCGCATATCGTGACCAAGTTGCCGCCGACTTGACGTTGAAACATGCCGTTGCCGAATGGGAAAAGGCCCGCGATGCAGGCTGTGCAAAGTCGGCAGAGCGGGAGTATGGCGGCGGATCTCTGAAGCCGACCGCTCAGGCCATGTGTGTTACCGCTGAGACGAAGAAAATGATTCAGAGGGTAGAGCGCGCTA
- a CDS encoding putative holin yields MADPSTTTLITTTAAGIGLTTLFPGIDGNALIGAFAGATLVAISSKNLPVLQRLAYMAISLTIGYLAAPEVINNTPLKQSGVAAFVASAAAIALTLHGIELIKTIELPAWLRKGGGHD; encoded by the coding sequence ATGGCAGACCCCAGCACTACTACCCTCATTACTACCACTGCCGCCGGCATTGGGTTGACGACGCTCTTTCCTGGTATTGATGGCAATGCACTAATCGGCGCATTCGCCGGCGCCACCCTGGTGGCGATTTCCAGCAAAAACCTGCCAGTGTTGCAGCGCCTGGCTTATATGGCAATCTCGCTGACCATTGGTTATCTGGCTGCGCCAGAGGTCATCAACAACACCCCGTTGAAACAATCCGGTGTGGCCGCCTTTGTCGCGTCGGCGGCGGCCATTGCGCTGACGCTGCACGGCATCGAGCTAATTAAAACCATCGAGCTGCCCGCGTGGCTGCGCAAGGGAGGCGGCCATGACTAA
- a CDS encoding head completion/stabilization protein produces MSFIANAPPTAGGGNVPLPEIGTIENDGWYPDIVLQHAREAVRLDGTVTTPRLTEALVAAVLHVNGELRDWKREQIGAGFLSLAAVPADRINRESELITHYRRAVYCTAKADLIERYRDYDSTASSLSDKKTMEALDQAPIDQRRNAHWAIADILGRTHVTVELI; encoded by the coding sequence ATGAGCTTTATTGCAAATGCCCCGCCCACTGCCGGCGGCGGCAATGTCCCATTACCGGAAATCGGCACCATCGAGAATGACGGCTGGTATCCCGATATCGTCTTGCAGCATGCACGGGAAGCGGTACGTCTGGACGGCACGGTCACTACACCGCGCCTGACGGAAGCGCTGGTCGCCGCCGTCTTGCACGTCAATGGCGAACTGCGCGACTGGAAGCGGGAGCAGATCGGCGCCGGTTTCTTGTCGCTGGCCGCCGTACCGGCAGATCGTATCAATCGTGAAAGTGAGCTGATCACCCATTATCGCCGGGCCGTCTACTGCACAGCTAAGGCGGATCTGATCGAGCGCTATCGGGATTACGACAGCACCGCCTCGTCGCTTTCCGACAAGAAGACCATGGAGGCATTGGACCAGGCGCCTATCGACCAGCGCCGCAATGCACATTGGGCGATTGCCGACATCCTCGGCCGCACTCACGTCACGGTCGAACTGATCTGA
- the gpM gene encoding phage terminase small subunit produces MTRELSPAQRHKARVLAERAAADASPGGVTGGTAYELMLYKLANDCRNLKLIQSVSKKIERKAVLLPEYQDWIDGVLAAGKGGQDDVLTTLLVWHIDVGDYARALDMAQYAVEHELTLSDQYSRTIPTMLMDEFASAYSGGNLAEDPVQAVAVLTQVAALTNHCDAPDQARAKLYKATAYAMIAVMELTGSDQLTVTQIPQAEQAHGLLQSALKLFPGVGVKQVMERLRTRIAAAAP; encoded by the coding sequence ATGACACGCGAACTCTCTCCCGCCCAGCGCCACAAGGCCCGTGTCCTGGCTGAACGCGCCGCCGCCGATGCTTCGCCAGGTGGCGTTACGGGCGGCACGGCCTACGAGTTGATGCTCTACAAACTGGCGAACGACTGCCGCAATTTGAAGCTGATCCAGTCCGTGTCCAAGAAGATCGAGCGCAAGGCGGTATTGCTGCCGGAGTACCAGGACTGGATCGACGGCGTGCTGGCCGCCGGCAAGGGTGGCCAGGATGATGTCTTGACTACGCTGCTGGTGTGGCATATCGACGTGGGCGACTATGCGCGTGCGCTGGACATGGCGCAGTATGCGGTAGAGCATGAACTGACCTTGTCGGATCAGTACAGCCGGACTATTCCCACCATGCTGATGGATGAATTTGCCAGCGCGTATTCCGGCGGCAATCTGGCCGAAGATCCGGTACAGGCGGTCGCCGTCCTGACACAGGTCGCCGCACTGACTAACCATTGCGACGCACCGGACCAAGCGCGGGCCAAGCTCTACAAGGCAACGGCTTACGCCATGATCGCCGTCATGGAGCTAACAGGCAGCGACCAACTGACGGTGACGCAGATCCCGCAGGCAGAACAAGCGCACGGACTATTGCAAAGCGCCTTGAAACTGTTCCCTGGTGTGGGCGTAAAACAGGTAATGGAGCGTTTGCGCACGCGCATTGCTGCCGCCGCACCGTAA
- a CDS encoding lysozyme, which produces MANEHMRTSTAGMAALRTREGAVLRYYNDNANNCTYGVGTLAHSGVCTPEELQRPVTIPQVNAQLSLRVTAAEATVRRHVRDHQLTQEQFDSLVSFAYNTGATGAAVTLRAANRGDAHAVVGHMNQNVYVHPRDAHGRRGRPVRVPGLVTRRRDEAAPFR; this is translated from the coding sequence ATGGCAAATGAACACATGAGAACGAGTACTGCCGGGATGGCGGCGCTTCGTACACGGGAAGGTGCGGTGCTTCGTTATTACAACGATAATGCCAATAATTGCACTTATGGCGTAGGGACACTGGCGCATAGCGGAGTGTGTACCCCAGAGGAATTGCAGCGCCCAGTTACGATCCCTCAAGTAAATGCGCAATTGAGTTTGCGCGTTACCGCAGCTGAGGCCACTGTACGGAGGCATGTCAGAGACCACCAGCTTACTCAAGAGCAATTTGATTCCCTTGTTAGTTTCGCCTACAACACTGGCGCAACTGGTGCTGCGGTCACGCTCCGGGCTGCAAATAGAGGTGACGCTCATGCCGTCGTCGGCCATATGAACCAGAACGTCTATGTGCATCCGCGTGACGCCCACGGGCGACGTGGTCGACCAGTGCGCGTACCAGGCTTGGTTACTCGCAGGCGTGACGAAGCGGCACCATTCCGTTGA
- a CDS encoding transposase, translating to MSKKRYTDEFRIEAVKQVTDRGYTVAVVADRLGVSHHSLYQWIKRFRVVPAEYNAIDEQRAEIRRLTAELKRISEERDIFKMAATNLTKAAE from the coding sequence ATGAGCAAGAAGCGCTATACAGACGAATTCAGGATTGAGGCTGTTAAGCAGGTGACCGACCGAGGTTATACTGTCGCCGTGGTCGCTGATCGTCTAGGCGTAAGTCACCACAGCCTTTATCAGTGGATCAAACGATTCAGAGTTGTCCCAGCCGAGTACAACGCGATAGACGAGCAACGGGCAGAGATACGCCGTTTGACAGCGGAACTCAAGCGCATCAGCGAGGAACGCGATATCTTTAAAATGGCCGCAACGAACTTAACCAAAGCCGCCGAGTGA
- the bamE gene encoding outer membrane protein assembly factor BamE domain-containing protein, giving the protein MNNKLIGMLSGMCLMFASVNALAANDDTVTFPDRDSASLKEGTFVNIDNLRQVAPGLSKNQLYALLQEPHFSEGVFGVRKWNYIFNFRTGKGDEFVSCQYQIQFDDHKLVKATYWKDPACADFLKRPAAPEVVVAPVAIAANPEKFVLSMDTLFPFAKSSLDSILPAGRTALDDLAAKIKSGYVSLSAIVVTGYADRIGSPESNQTLSLARAATVRDYLATQGIDPGVSKIQGMGASQPVTQCPPGKTGAIIHCLQPDRRVTIEVSGEKH; this is encoded by the coding sequence ATGAACAATAAATTGATAGGTATGCTCAGTGGAATGTGCTTGATGTTTGCGAGCGTCAATGCGCTTGCTGCGAATGACGATACGGTAACTTTCCCAGACCGTGACAGCGCCTCGCTGAAGGAAGGCACCTTCGTTAATATCGACAATCTGCGCCAGGTTGCCCCTGGACTAAGCAAAAACCAGCTGTATGCTTTATTGCAGGAGCCGCATTTTAGCGAAGGCGTATTTGGTGTCCGTAAGTGGAATTATATTTTTAACTTCCGCACGGGCAAAGGCGATGAATTTGTCAGCTGCCAATACCAGATACAATTCGATGACCATAAGCTGGTGAAGGCGACGTATTGGAAAGACCCGGCTTGCGCGGATTTCTTGAAGAGGCCGGCTGCGCCTGAAGTGGTTGTCGCACCGGTGGCCATCGCCGCAAATCCGGAAAAATTTGTCCTATCCATGGATACCTTGTTCCCGTTCGCAAAATCTAGCCTGGACAGCATATTGCCGGCCGGCCGGACTGCCCTGGATGATCTGGCTGCCAAAATCAAATCCGGCTATGTCAGCTTAAGCGCGATTGTGGTGACCGGCTATGCTGATCGCATCGGTTCGCCAGAATCGAACCAGACGCTTTCGCTGGCGCGTGCTGCCACCGTACGCGACTATCTGGCGACCCAGGGAATCGATCCGGGTGTATCCAAGATTCAAGGCATGGGCGCCAGCCAGCCAGTGACCCAATGTCCGCCGGGAAAAACCGGAGCAATCATCCATTGCTTGCAACCCGATCGCCGGGTGACCATAGAAGTTTCAGGTGAAAAGCACTAA
- a CDS encoding terminase ATPase subunit family protein, whose translation MPETSTSKRPRRPALRVPKPATLTEDPAAVRNVARGLYWQGWRISSIAKHLKQKRSTIASWKQRDLWHLSTAIDRMEVTLEARMVQLVNKEVKSGSDFKEIDLLTRSLVQMSRKRRYDGGGNEADLNPNLDKRNAGPKKKPTKNDYGDEQRDKLIEAFSESLFDYQKVWYRNGHERTRMILKSRQIGATWYFAREALVDAMQTGRDQIFLSASKAQAHVFKQYIVQFAHDAAGISLSGDPIILPNGAHLRFLGTNSRTAQGYHGNFYFDEFFWTHNFQELNKVASGMALHSKWRKTYFSTPSSTTHQAYPFWTGDLFNKGRSKAEQFKIDVSHKKLVNGFRGQDEIWRQIVTILDAERGGCNLFDIERLRNFEYSPDQFENLLMCNFIDDTASIFTLGELQRCMVDTWGAWVDVKPFAARPFGYRPVWIGYDPSLTGDSAGCVVLAPPLVAGGKFRVLERFQWRGMDFAAQAEAIRQMTLRYQVEYIGIDTTGMGIGVFPIVRQFFPGTTAINYSPEVKTRMVLKAKDVISKGRLEFDAGATDLAQAFMSIHKTITASGRQVTYEAGRTDETGHADLAWACMHALDHEPIEGISESTTSFMEIFTS comes from the coding sequence ATGCCAGAAACCAGCACATCCAAACGTCCACGCCGCCCCGCCTTGCGCGTACCCAAGCCAGCCACCCTTACAGAAGATCCGGCCGCAGTGCGCAATGTCGCCCGTGGCCTCTACTGGCAGGGCTGGCGCATTTCCTCCATTGCGAAGCACCTGAAGCAGAAGCGCAGCACGATAGCCAGTTGGAAGCAACGCGACCTATGGCATTTGTCCACCGCCATTGACCGCATGGAAGTGACGCTGGAAGCGCGCATGGTCCAACTGGTTAATAAGGAGGTCAAAAGCGGCAGCGATTTCAAGGAAATCGATCTACTCACGCGCTCCCTGGTGCAAATGTCGCGCAAGCGGCGTTATGACGGCGGCGGCAATGAAGCCGATCTGAATCCGAATCTGGACAAGAGAAACGCCGGCCCGAAGAAGAAGCCGACCAAGAACGATTACGGCGACGAGCAGCGCGACAAACTCATAGAGGCGTTCAGCGAATCGCTATTCGATTACCAGAAGGTTTGGTATCGCAATGGCCACGAGCGCACGCGCATGATTCTGAAATCGCGCCAGATCGGCGCGACCTGGTATTTCGCCCGCGAAGCGCTGGTCGACGCGATGCAGACCGGGCGCGATCAAATTTTCTTGTCAGCGAGTAAGGCGCAGGCACACGTCTTTAAACAGTACATCGTGCAGTTTGCCCATGACGCCGCCGGCATTAGCCTGTCTGGCGACCCGATCATCTTGCCGAACGGCGCGCACCTGCGTTTCCTGGGCACGAATTCGCGCACCGCCCAGGGCTACCACGGCAATTTCTACTTTGATGAATTCTTCTGGACCCACAATTTCCAAGAGTTGAACAAAGTGGCGTCCGGTATGGCCTTGCACAGTAAATGGCGTAAAACCTACTTTTCGACGCCATCCTCGACCACGCACCAGGCGTATCCCTTCTGGACCGGAGACCTGTTCAACAAGGGACGGTCCAAGGCTGAACAATTCAAGATCGATGTCAGCCATAAAAAGCTAGTGAACGGCTTTAGGGGTCAGGACGAGATCTGGCGCCAGATTGTGACCATTCTGGACGCCGAGCGCGGCGGCTGCAATCTGTTCGACATTGAGCGCTTGCGCAACTTCGAATACAGCCCCGACCAGTTCGAAAACCTCCTCATGTGTAACTTTATCGATGACACCGCATCGATTTTTACGCTGGGCGAACTGCAGCGCTGCATGGTCGATACCTGGGGGGCGTGGGTAGACGTGAAGCCGTTTGCGGCGCGTCCGTTCGGTTATCGCCCGGTCTGGATCGGCTACGACCCCTCGCTGACTGGCGACAGTGCCGGCTGCGTGGTGCTGGCGCCGCCGCTGGTGGCGGGTGGCAAGTTCCGGGTATTAGAACGGTTCCAGTGGCGCGGCATGGATTTCGCCGCCCAGGCCGAAGCCATCCGGCAAATGACCTTGCGTTACCAGGTCGAATATATCGGCATCGACACCACGGGGATGGGCATCGGCGTCTTTCCGATTGTGCGTCAGTTTTTCCCTGGCACCACGGCCATCAACTATTCGCCCGAGGTCAAGACCCGCATGGTTTTAAAAGCCAAGGACGTGATCAGCAAAGGGCGGCTGGAATTCGACGCCGGTGCCACGGATCTGGCGCAAGCCTTCATGTCCATCCATAAAACCATCACCGCCAGTGGGCGGCAAGTCACCTATGAAGCCGGCCGTACGGATGAGACCGGCCACGCCGACCTGGCCTGGGCCTGCATGCACGCGCTCGATCACGAACCGATTGAGGGCATTTCTGAAAGCACCACATCATTTATGGAGATTTTTACATCGTGA